A single genomic interval of Aedes aegypti strain LVP_AGWG chromosome 1, AaegL5.0 Primary Assembly, whole genome shotgun sequence harbors:
- the LOC5578625 gene encoding 40S ribosomal protein S13, with protein MGRMHAPGKGISQSALPYRRSVPSWLKLNADDVKEQIKKLGKKGMTPSQIGIILRDSHGVAQVRFVNGNKVLRIMKAVGLKPDIPEDLYFLIKKAVSIRKHLERNRKDIDSKFRLILIESRIHRLARYYKIKAVLPPNWKYESSTASALVA; from the exons ATGGGTCGTATGCACGCTCCCGGTAAGGGTATTTCCCAGTCGGCGCTTCCGTACCGCCGTTCCGTGCCATCGTGGCTGAAACTGAACGCCGATGACGTGAAGGAGCAGATCAAGAAGCTCGGCAAGAAGGGCATGACGCCCTCGCAGATCGGTATCATCCTGCGTGATTCGCACGGTGTGGCCCAGGTCCGGTTCGTCAATGGCAACAAG GTCCTGCGCATCATGAAGGCCGTTGGCCTGAAGCCCGACATCCCCGAGGATCTGTACTTCCTGATCAAGAAGGCCGTCTCGATCCGCAAGCACTTGGAGCGCAACCGCAAGGACATCGACAGCAAGTTCCGTCTGATTCTGATCGAGTCCCGCATCCACCGATTGGCTCGCTACTACAAGATCAAGGCTGTCCTGCCACCCAACTGGAAGTACGAATCGAGCACTGCCTCGGCCCTGGTTGCCTAA